A single window of Labrys wisconsinensis DNA harbors:
- a CDS encoding Lrp/AsnC ligand binding domain-containing protein gives MAPSSLDRTDRKILAILQADGRIATVDLADQVGLSPTATTERVKRLTREGFITGYGARLDPTRLDRSFLVFVEVLLDKTTPDVFDRFAGAVRRTRDVIECHMVAGGFDYLLKVRVADMAAYRRFLGEALWSVPGVRETRTYTVMEEVKAEPGLPV, from the coding sequence ATGGCCCCATCGTCGCTCGACCGCACCGACCGCAAGATCCTCGCCATCCTGCAGGCCGACGGGCGCATCGCCACCGTCGACCTCGCCGACCAGGTCGGCCTGTCGCCGACCGCCACCACCGAGCGGGTGAAGCGGCTGACGCGCGAGGGCTTCATCACCGGCTACGGCGCCCGGCTCGACCCGACCCGGCTCGACCGCTCCTTCCTCGTCTTCGTCGAGGTTCTGCTCGACAAGACCACGCCCGACGTGTTCGACCGCTTCGCCGGCGCGGTGCGGCGCACGCGCGACGTCATCGAGTGCCACATGGTGGCCGGCGGCTTCGACTATCTCCTCAAGGTCCGCGTCGCCGACATGGCCGCCTATCGCCGCTTCCTCGGCGAGGCGCTGTGGAGCGTGCCGGGCGTGCGCGAGACCCGGACCTA